The DNA region CCTTGGTTCATGTTCGCAGGGACGCTCCTGCTCGCTCACTCCAGCTTCGACCGTGTGCTCGGCTATGGCTTGAAGCACGAAGACGCGTTCCAGAACACGCATCTGGGGAAGATTGGGAGATAATATGGAATCGGACAGCTTGCTGTCCATTTTTGCAGGAGCAAGCTTCTGCACTCCAAAATAATTTCATCGGAGGACATAATGGAATTCAAAATTCAAGACCAATGGATCGGACCGAACCACCCCACCTACTTTATTGCGGATATTGCTGCCAATCATGACGGGGATTTGGAACGAGCGAAATTACTCATCAAACTTGCCAAGGAAGCGGGTGCGGATGCGGCGAAGTTCCAGCATTTTCAAGCGCCTAAGATCGTTTCGGATTACGGCTTCACACACATGAATTCCAAGGTCAGCCATCAGGCAACGTGGCGGAAGTCCGTCACGGAAGTGTATGCCGCCGCATCCGTTTCGCAGAGTTGGACGTCCATCCTGAAAGAAGAATGCGACAAGGTTGGCATCCACTTTTTCACCTCGCCATATGACTACGACTCCATCGAACACGTTGACCCATACATCCCTGCCTTCAAAGCAGGCTCGGGCGAAATCGACTGGATCGAAGCGCTCGTCCACATGGCATCCAAAGGCAAGCCGATGATCATCGCCTGCGGCGCGGCGGACATCGCTGACGTTCAGCGCGCCGTCCACGCGATTCTCAAGGTCAACAAGCAGTTGTGTCTGATGCAGTGCAACACCAATTACACTGCCAGCCCCGATAACTACGATCATCTGCACATCAACACGCTCAAAACTTTTGCCGCCATGTTTCCCGATGTGATTCTTGGCTTGTCCGACCATACGCATTCCGTTGCCCCTGTTTTGGGAGCTGTCACCCTCGGCGCGCGCATGATCGAACGTCACTTCACCGACAGCAACGACCGCGAAGGTCCCGACCACAAGTTTGCGATGAACCCCGAAAACTGGGCGAAAATGGTCGAAGAGACGCGTATCCTCGAACGCTCTTTTGGCAGTTCAGATAAATTCATCGCGGGCAACGAGCAGGAGACCAAGGTCGTGCAACGCCGCTGTTTGCGCGCCGCGCGCGACATCAAAGCGGGCGAAACCTTCACCCGTGACATGATCGATGTGCTGCGTCCCGCCACGATTGGCGCGATTAAACCGCACGAGATCGAGAATGTCATCGGCACCAAGGCGCTGGTAGATATGCCCAAAGGCAAGGAATTGCGCTGGACAGATCTGGGTGCGTAAATGAATTTGTAGGGCGGGGTTACCCCGCCCTGCAGTTGCATATGAAAATCCTTTATTTCTCCCTCGGTTACTCCACGCACGATCGCCGTTTCCTCAAAGCCATCACCAGCGGCGGGCATCGGGCGTTCTTTGTCCAGCTTGAGGGCAACCGAAGACAGATCGAAGACCGCCCCGTTCCTGAAGGTGTGACACAAGTGCATTGGAAGGGTGGGCGCGAACCATTTGCGTGGAGCAAACTTCCCGCGCTTGTGATGGATTTCAAACGCCTCCTTCGGGACCTCAAGCCTGATCTCGTCCATGCGGGTCCGATCCAAACCTGTGCCTTTATCGCCGTCCTCGCTGGAGCGAGTCCTTTGCTGACCATGTCGTGGGGATTCGACCTGATGGATGATGTCCACAAGGGATGGATTTGGGAGTTCGCCACGAAATACACGTTGAAGCGTTCGACATTTTTTACCAGCGATGCAAATGTGACCAAAGATAAAGCTGTCACCTATGGCATGGACCCTGAAAAGACCATCGTCTTCCCTTGGGGCGTGGATTTGGAGCATTTCAAGAAGAAAGAAGAAAGAAGAAAGGGTGATGGCTTTGTTTTGTTCTGCAACCGTTCGTGGGAGTCTCGCTACGGGGTTGACGTTCTGGCGCGCGCATTCGTGAAGGTGGCGCAGCAACGCGATGATGTCCGTTTATTGCTATTGAGTGGAGGGTCGCAGGGAGCGAATATTCGCAAGATTTTGCAGGCAGGCGGAGTGGAGAAGTATGTCACCTTTGGCGGACAGGTCTCCCAAACCGACCTTCCGCGCTGGTATCATATGGCGGATGTGTACATCTCGCCTTCGCACGTGGACGGCTCGTCCGTTTCGCTGATGGAGGCGCTGGCGTGCGGACTTCCCTGTCTGGTGTCGGATATCCCTGCGAACAAGGAATGGATTGTCGAAGGCGAGAATGGCTGGTTGTTCCGCGATGGGGATGCGGATCATCTGGCGGAGAAGATTCTCGCGGCGATGAATCAGCGGGAGAATCTACCCGAGATCGGCAGAGCAAGCCGAAGGGTGGCAGAGATGCGCGCGGATTGGAAAAAGAATGCCGAGGCGTTGATGCAGGTCTATCGAAGCCTCCTCCCAAATAGGAGTTGATATGTTGACGTTTGAACAACTGGTGGATGGTTTTCGCAAATTGGGCGTGGCAGAGGGCGACACGCTGTTGGTGCATAGTTCGTATAAGTCGTTCGGCGAAGTGGACGGCGGACCTGCGACGGTGAACCGCGCGTTGGAGGCGGCGCTGGGCGCAGAGGGGACGCTGATCATGCCGACGTTTAATTTTGATTTCAACAAAGGCGCGCCGTGGGATGTGCGCACGACGCCGTCGAAGATGGGCGTGCTAACGGAACTAGTGCGGACCGACCCGCGTGCGAAGCGGGTCTTTCATCCGTTTTATTCGTTTGCAATTTTAGGGAAGCATGCTGAGATGCTGGGAAGTTTACGCTACAAGAGCGCGTATGAACGGGATTCGGTGTTCGGCAAACTGCGTGACTTAGACGGGAAGATCATGGTGATCGGGCTGTCGTATAACAACAGCATGACGTTCTTTCATCACATCGAGCAAATGGAGGGTGTGGATTACCGCTTCTTGAAACAGTTCACAGGCGAAGTGACGGACGAGAACGGAAATACATACACGGACACGTTCGAGATGCTTGTCCGCGATGTGGACAAGGGCGTGATGACGATGGTAGACCCGATGGGCGCGTTGATGGAAGAGCAGGGTGTGATCAAGTCCGCAAGAATCGGCGATGCGGATGTGAAGTTGATGAAGGCGAATGAAGTCTACGAGTTCACGGTACGCGAGATGAGGCGTGATCCGTTTTTGTTGTATTACATAAAGAAGGACTAGAAAGCCAATCCGCAGATTTCACGGATTGCGCAGATTATTTAAAAATCTGTGAAATCTGCGTAATCTGTGGATAAATTTAGTTATGAACCCCTACACATCCCTCAAATCCATCCTCGCGGAATTCTTCTCTCTGCACCGCACCCTTGCCTCCGATGACCACGACAAAACGTTGGAGATCGTCGGTTCGTACATGCCCGATTCCTCCAATTACACCATCGAGACCTACACACCGTTGACCCCCGTCTGGACGTGGAAAGTGCCTGAGCGGTACGTTGTCCATGAGGCATATCTCGAAACGGAAGATGGCGAATGCATCGTGGACTTCAAGGACAATCCGCTTCATATCGTTTCGTATTCATTACCTGTTGATAAAGTTCTGACCTTTGAAGAACTCCAGCCACATTTGTATTTCAACGAGAAACGTCCACATACCGTTCCATGGATTTTCAAATACTACGAACGTGACTGGGGATTCTGTCTGCCGAAGAACGCGTTTGACAAACTTCCGCGCGACAAAAAGTATCACGCGGTCATCAAATCTGAATTTGTCACCGATCCTGCGCAGGGATTCAAAGTCGCTACGGCGGTGGTTCATCCGCAAGGCGGACCCAACCCCGAAGCAGGTGAATTCCTCGTGCAGGCGCATACCTGTCACCCCATGCAAGCCAACGACGACGGCGCGGGCGTGGTCAGCACGATTGAGTTGGTGCGGCGCCTCGCCGAGAATCCGCTGCCCGCTGGCTCAATGAGTGTCCGCTTTTGGTTTGGACCTGAGACGATTGGCACCATCGCCTGGCTCGCGCACAACGAGCATCTCATCCCAAATCTGCGCGGCGGAATCTTCATGGAGATGACGGGCAACCAGAATCAAATTGCATGGCATCACACAAGACAACATAATCACCTGCTCGACCGCATTACGCATTATGTTTTGCGTGACATGCATCACGATGAACGCGACTTCGCGTCCGCGCCCGCCAACGATGAGCGCGTTATCAACGGACCGGGCGTCAACGTGCCGTGCATCTCGCTCAACCGTTTCCCCTACGACGAATATCACACCACCGATGATAATCTCGACATCATCCATGAAGACATGCTCGTCGGCGCGGCGGACGTTGCCGAGCGCATCATCCGCATCTACGCCAGCAACTACATCCCCAGGCGCACCTTCCGCGGTCCCGTGTTCCTCAGCGGTCACGGTCTCTGGGTGGACTGGCGCGAGAATTGGGCGCTCAACCGCGCCATCGAAAAGATCATGATGCGCTTCGAGGGTGAACACAGCCTCTTCGACATCGCCGAGCAGGTTGGGTTGGAGTATGATGCGGTGCGCGAGTACGTCGAAAAATTCCGCGCGAAAGGTTTCGTCACACCCCTGCCGATTCCATCCGAAGGACAGACATCATGAAACCGCGTGTCATCGCCATCATTCAAGGACGCATGTCCTCATCAAGACTGCCCGGAAAAATTCTCGCGGATATTGCTGGACAGCCGATGTTGCAGCGCGTCTTCATCCGGACCTCGCGGTCTGCTTCTGTTACTGAAACCGTGTTCGCCACGACAAAGGATGCCACCGACGACCCCGTAGCGGAATATTGTGACTTCAGCGGAACCCCCTTCACCCGCGGCAGTCAGTTCGATGTGCTGGATCGTTATTATCAAACCGCAAAGCAAATGAAAGCGGATGTGGTCGTCCGCATCACAGCGGATTGCCCCGTGATTGACCCTGAACTGATCGATAACGTGGTCAACACATTGCTTGAAGATGAATTTGACTTTGTCTGCAACCGTCTCCCGCCGCCGTGGAGCCGCACCTATCCCATCGGTTTGGATGTGGAAGCCTGCACGTTCAAAGTCCTTGCCAAAGCATGGAAGGAAGCCCGGGAACCGCAACACCGCGAACATGCCATGCCGTATTTTTACGAGGGTGTGGAGCTGATAACTGTCAATCGCCAACTGCAAACCGGGATCTCCCCGCGCGGATATAATATCGCCCTGCTTCATCACACCACCGACTTCGGCGATTACCGCTGGACGGTGGATACACCTGAAGATTTGGAATTTATTCGGCAAGTCTATGCTCATTTCAATGGACAAGATGATTTTTCGTGGAAGGAAGTCCTGGACTTGGTTCACGATCATCCTGAATTAGCGAAGATCAACGCGGGTGTGCAACATAAAACTTTGAAAGACATAGATAAACGAGCCCTGAAATAATGTCGTTGCGAGGGCGAAGCCCGAAGCAATCTCCTGATAATTTGAAGCGATAACTGCCTGTTATTGAAATTATGCCTATAATCACTTTTTTCTCCGCCCCCAAACCTTTCACCGATCCACATATTGCGATGATCCAACGCAACGCCATCAAATCGTGGATATTGCTTCCCGATGTCGAAGTCATCCTGCTTGGCGATGAGGAAGGTCTTGCCGAAACTGCAAAAGAATTTGGCGCAAAACACATCCCGCATGTGGCTCGTAATGAAAACGGCGTGCCGCTCATCTCGTCCATGTTCCAACTCGCCCGCGAAAACTCAAAGGGCGATCTGCTCTGCATCATCAACACGGACATGATCCTCATGCCGGATTTCGTCGAAGCGGCATGTAGGTCACGCATGTTGCGTGACAAATTCGTGTTGCTCAGCCAACGCTGGGACTTGGACATCACCCAACCCATCGAATTTACTGAAGGCTGGGATAACCGTCTACGCTCCACCGTCCACGCTCAGGGACAGCTTCATCGCCCGGCTGGCTCCGATTTCTTCCTCTTTTCTCTTTCTTCTTACCTCAATATTCCCTCCTTCACCATCGGTCGTGCAGGCTGGGACAATTGGATGATCTACAAAGCGCGCAAGGAAGGCTGGGCAGTGATTGACTGCACGCCGTCTATCATGATCGTGCATCAGAACCATGATTATTCCCATTTGCCTGAAGGTAAGCCGCATTATGAACACCCTGAAACGAACGAAAACATCCGTCTTGCGGGCGGGCAGGCGAACATCCGCTACACGATTTTGGATGCGACGCATCAACTGGTCGGTGATAAACTTATCCGCCCAAAGCTGACATCTGCACGCTTCATTCGTAAATTGGAGTTGGTTCTGCGTACCCTGTTCTTTTTCCTGCCTGAAAACATGATCGAGAACATCGCCCGCCCGAAACGATGGCAGAAGAGAATAAAGAAGATATTCGGGAATCGATAATCGTAAATTTGGTATCGGCGACAACCTCCGATTTAAGAATCCCGACTCCCGCCAAAACCTGAAACTTGAAACCTGGAACCTGACAACCCATGCGAAAAGGTCAAAATCCCGCCAAGTCCGCCAAATCAGTAGCCAAGCCCGAACGGATCACTGTCGCGTTACTCAACTACATCCCCTTCCTGAGCGGATTCTACGCTGAGACTCTCGACGTGCTGAAAGTCTCGCTCGAATCCATGCGCAAGGACGCAGGATTGCCATTCGACTTGATGATCTTCGACAACGGCTCGTGCGCCGAAGTGCGCGACTATCTTGTCAAAGAAAAAGAAGAGGGACAAATTCAATATTTGATTCTCTCTGAAAAGAACATGGGCAAGGGCGGCGCGTGGAACGTGATGCTGGCGGGCGCACCCGGCGAAATCGTCGCCTACACTGACGCCGATGTGCTTTTCTATCCGAAATGGCTGAAAGCCTCCGTTAACCTGCTCGAAACTTATCCGAACGTCGGCATGGTCACTGCGCGTCCCTTCCGCACGCCGGAAAATTTCCTGCAGAGTTCCATCAAATGGGCGAAACAGAACGCCGAACTCGAACAGGGCGACATCCTGCCCTACGAATGGTTCTACGAATTTTCCACCACGCTTGGTTTCTCCGATGACGAGTTGAAAAAGATCTACAGCGAAACCACCGACTACCGCGTCACCTATAAAAATCTGCCCGCCTATCTCGGTGCCAGTCACTGGCAGTTCACCGCCTACAAATCCGTGCTCGCGCAGTTCCTTCCCTTCGACATGGATAAACCAATGGGGCAGGTGCGTCAATTGGATGAACGCATGGACGCCGCTGGTTATCTGCGATTGATGCCCGTGGAGCGTTATGCCCAGAACATGAGCAATACGCTTCCTTCCACGCTCAAAACTGGTTCAGCACCCAAACAGGATTCCCGCTCAAAGCGTCTCTGGGACCTGCCGATTCTCAAGAAGCCGCTCATGGCGTTGTATAATTTCATCTTCAACCTCTACTACAAATGAATCAACTTCTCTCCTCTCTGCTCGTCTGCCCCGATTGCAAAAAACCCTTTTCCATAAAAGAAGAAAATCTCTGGCGCTGTGCCAACGACGGATGTGAAGTGCGCATTCACGAAGGCAAGCCCGTCTTCACGCCTATGCCAGAGACGGCGCACGTCTACGAACGCATCGAGCGCGGATCCGATCAGGGCACTCCGTGGCGGCAGGCGAATTGGAAATTTTTGCAGGAGCAGGTACAAAGTCAAGAAAAAGAAGCGTTGATTTTTGATGTCGGAGCAGGTCATGGCGACTTCGCCCAAATCTTCGCGGGACGAAACTATCTATCTGTGGATGTCGTTCCATACCCCGAAGTGGATTTGACATGCGACCTCGGCGAGTGCATCCCGTTCAAAGAGAATACCTTCGACATGCTCGTGCTGATGAACGTGCTGGAGCATGTCTATCATTTCCATGAGTTGCTCGATGCGCTGTATTACCTGCTCAAGCCCGGCGGCTCATTGGTGATCGCCGTGCCGTTCATGATCAAAGTGCATCAAGCCCCGTTCGATTTTCAACGCTACACCCATTACTCGCTCGAACAAATGGCACACCAGCACGGATTTGAAATTACCCTGCTCGAAGGCTACTACGACCCGATCTTCTTCGTCGGTGAGGGGACGCGCAACTTGCGTTTCTGGGTTCTGCCCAAGCTTCCGCGCCTCTCGCGCTGGCTCGCCCGCGGTCTTTTGATCCTGATTGAGGGTTTGATCTCTCTGATGAAACCGCTCATCGGCGGCGGATATGTAAAATCACCCGAGTCCGCCAAAAACCCCGCCGCGATTGGGTATCATTTAGTCTTGAAGAAGCCATCTTTTCATTCCCGCATTGTCTCTGCTGGAGATTTGAAAAAGGATTGAAGGATAAAACGAACCGTGCATAATAGGGTGTTAAACAAAAGTGGAGATACGCTTGGACAGCATCTCCACTTTATGGCTCGTTTAGAACAAGGTTTGACTATTCGCCCAACGACCAGACCCATGGGTTTTCATATTTACAACTGCCTGTGCCAGATTCCTGCCATGCAAAAAACAAGGGAGCCTTCTGTGAGTTGTTTGCTGTGATCAAAATATCTGCCTTGACGTGAGCCGTTGAAATAGACAGTGAACATCTCGTCTTCTGCCACAAGCACGAACTGATTCACAGCACCGTTAACCATGTCAATTTCACGAGCAACCCGCTCTTTGCTGATCGAGTTTACGAAATCACTGTTTTCAAATATTGAGGTAAAGATGCAAATATCGGACAATGAACTAAAATCTTTTTACGCTCTTCTAACGCCGAGGATTGAAGCGGATCTGGCTGCCTGGTATGGCAGTGATGCTCACTTGATTGCAGAGCCGACATTCCATCCGCGTCCCTGGTCTTATTTTTTTCGATATCGAATACAAATGGGAGATTCTAGGGAACGTGCAGTGCTTGCCAAGATACGTCATATTGAAAATATGAATGTCTCCGAATCCATGCGAGACACGAAAATGCGGGAAGAGATGAAAGATGAATACGAATCATTGGTGAAGATACGCGATATTTTTACTCATGCCGAAGATGCAGAGAGATTTTCTACGATCCGGCAACTGGCATTTTATGAAGACTTGAATGTTTTAGTCATGGAGGAAGCGGATATCCGCACGTTGAAATCGAATTTCCAGAAACCAGTTATGTGGATTGAGGGAAATGCCCGCAGGATCTTTGAATCACACCTTGAACTGACCGGACAATGGCTGCGCGTCTTTCATGACCAGATCGGGGATGCCCACGATGGCCCATTTTTTAGCGAGGCGTTTTATCAAAGGGCGCAGGAAAATCTTCAGCGTATCCGACCAGTCTATGGAAAAAATGTGGAATCCCTGCAATCCATGGTGAGAATGTTCTATGATCAATATAAAAACAAGACCCTGCCCTACCGGATCACCCATGATAACTTCAGCCTGGCAAACGTCTTTGTGACAGGTGATGAGAAGATCTGTTCCTTCGACCCGCATAACAAACCGGGTTCAATATATATTGATATTGCCAAGTTCATTGTGGATATGGAAACCTGTGCCGTTCAAGTTTCAACATTTGGAATGAGCATCCCGCCTTCAAGGTTGAAAAAATTCAATGCAGCCTTCCTGCGGGG from Anaerolineales bacterium includes:
- a CDS encoding N-acetylneuraminate synthase family protein translates to MEFKIQDQWIGPNHPTYFIADIAANHDGDLERAKLLIKLAKEAGADAAKFQHFQAPKIVSDYGFTHMNSKVSHQATWRKSVTEVYAAASVSQSWTSILKEECDKVGIHFFTSPYDYDSIEHVDPYIPAFKAGSGEIDWIEALVHMASKGKPMIIACGAADIADVQRAVHAILKVNKQLCLMQCNTNYTASPDNYDHLHINTLKTFAAMFPDVILGLSDHTHSVAPVLGAVTLGARMIERHFTDSNDREGPDHKFAMNPENWAKMVEETRILERSFGSSDKFIAGNEQETKVVQRRCLRAARDIKAGETFTRDMIDVLRPATIGAIKPHEIENVIGTKALVDMPKGKELRWTDLGA
- a CDS encoding glycosyltransferase family 4 protein gives rise to the protein MKILYFSLGYSTHDRRFLKAITSGGHRAFFVQLEGNRRQIEDRPVPEGVTQVHWKGGREPFAWSKLPALVMDFKRLLRDLKPDLVHAGPIQTCAFIAVLAGASPLLTMSWGFDLMDDVHKGWIWEFATKYTLKRSTFFTSDANVTKDKAVTYGMDPEKTIVFPWGVDLEHFKKKEERRKGDGFVLFCNRSWESRYGVDVLARAFVKVAQQRDDVRLLLLSGGSQGANIRKILQAGGVEKYVTFGGQVSQTDLPRWYHMADVYISPSHVDGSSVSLMEALACGLPCLVSDIPANKEWIVEGENGWLFRDGDADHLAEKILAAMNQRENLPEIGRASRRVAEMRADWKKNAEALMQVYRSLLPNRS
- a CDS encoding AAC(3) family N-acetyltransferase; this encodes MLTFEQLVDGFRKLGVAEGDTLLVHSSYKSFGEVDGGPATVNRALEAALGAEGTLIMPTFNFDFNKGAPWDVRTTPSKMGVLTELVRTDPRAKRVFHPFYSFAILGKHAEMLGSLRYKSAYERDSVFGKLRDLDGKIMVIGLSYNNSMTFFHHIEQMEGVDYRFLKQFTGEVTDENGNTYTDTFEMLVRDVDKGVMTMVDPMGALMEEQGVIKSARIGDADVKLMKANEVYEFTVREMRRDPFLLYYIKKD
- a CDS encoding DUF4910 domain-containing protein; this translates as MNPYTSLKSILAEFFSLHRTLASDDHDKTLEIVGSYMPDSSNYTIETYTPLTPVWTWKVPERYVVHEAYLETEDGECIVDFKDNPLHIVSYSLPVDKVLTFEELQPHLYFNEKRPHTVPWIFKYYERDWGFCLPKNAFDKLPRDKKYHAVIKSEFVTDPAQGFKVATAVVHPQGGPNPEAGEFLVQAHTCHPMQANDDGAGVVSTIELVRRLAENPLPAGSMSVRFWFGPETIGTIAWLAHNEHLIPNLRGGIFMEMTGNQNQIAWHHTRQHNHLLDRITHYVLRDMHHDERDFASAPANDERVINGPGVNVPCISLNRFPYDEYHTTDDNLDIIHEDMLVGAADVAERIIRIYASNYIPRRTFRGPVFLSGHGLWVDWRENWALNRAIEKIMMRFEGEHSLFDIAEQVGLEYDAVREYVEKFRAKGFVTPLPIPSEGQTS
- a CDS encoding glycosyltransferase family protein, whose translation is MKPRVIAIIQGRMSSSRLPGKILADIAGQPMLQRVFIRTSRSASVTETVFATTKDATDDPVAEYCDFSGTPFTRGSQFDVLDRYYQTAKQMKADVVVRITADCPVIDPELIDNVVNTLLEDEFDFVCNRLPPPWSRTYPIGLDVEACTFKVLAKAWKEAREPQHREHAMPYFYEGVELITVNRQLQTGISPRGYNIALLHHTTDFGDYRWTVDTPEDLEFIRQVYAHFNGQDDFSWKEVLDLVHDHPELAKINAGVQHKTLKDIDKRALK
- a CDS encoding glycosyltransferase family A protein, with protein sequence MPIITFFSAPKPFTDPHIAMIQRNAIKSWILLPDVEVILLGDEEGLAETAKEFGAKHIPHVARNENGVPLISSMFQLARENSKGDLLCIINTDMILMPDFVEAACRSRMLRDKFVLLSQRWDLDITQPIEFTEGWDNRLRSTVHAQGQLHRPAGSDFFLFSLSSYLNIPSFTIGRAGWDNWMIYKARKEGWAVIDCTPSIMIVHQNHDYSHLPEGKPHYEHPETNENIRLAGGQANIRYTILDATHQLVGDKLIRPKLTSARFIRKLELVLRTLFFFLPENMIENIARPKRWQKRIKKIFGNR
- a CDS encoding glycosyltransferase family A protein, which codes for MRKGQNPAKSAKSVAKPERITVALLNYIPFLSGFYAETLDVLKVSLESMRKDAGLPFDLMIFDNGSCAEVRDYLVKEKEEGQIQYLILSEKNMGKGGAWNVMLAGAPGEIVAYTDADVLFYPKWLKASVNLLETYPNVGMVTARPFRTPENFLQSSIKWAKQNAELEQGDILPYEWFYEFSTTLGFSDDELKKIYSETTDYRVTYKNLPAYLGASHWQFTAYKSVLAQFLPFDMDKPMGQVRQLDERMDAAGYLRLMPVERYAQNMSNTLPSTLKTGSAPKQDSRSKRLWDLPILKKPLMALYNFIFNLYYK
- a CDS encoding methyltransferase domain-containing protein produces the protein MNQLLSSLLVCPDCKKPFSIKEENLWRCANDGCEVRIHEGKPVFTPMPETAHVYERIERGSDQGTPWRQANWKFLQEQVQSQEKEALIFDVGAGHGDFAQIFAGRNYLSVDVVPYPEVDLTCDLGECIPFKENTFDMLVLMNVLEHVYHFHELLDALYYLLKPGGSLVIAVPFMIKVHQAPFDFQRYTHYSLEQMAHQHGFEITLLEGYYDPIFFVGEGTRNLRFWVLPKLPRLSRWLARGLLILIEGLISLMKPLIGGGYVKSPESAKNPAAIGYHLVLKKPSFHSRIVSAGDLKKD